In Zobellia roscoffensis, the following are encoded in one genomic region:
- a CDS encoding sugar kinase, protein MKKVVTFGEIMLRLAPAGFLRFSQANSFDVVYGGGESNVAVSLANYGVPVDFVTRLPKNDIGECALMEMRKRGVGTDKIVYGGDRLGIYFLETGAVSRGSKVVYDRAHSAISEIESGMIDWDAVFEGVEWFHWTGITPAISQGAADVCLEAVKAASDKGITISTDLNYRAKLWNYGGDREAIMTELTSYCDIILGNEEDAEKHFGIHPEGLDVHKDGADVKAEAFLSVCKQMMKKFPKAKKVITTLRGSISASHNTWAGVLWDGSKMYETRQYQITDIVDRVGGGDSFMGGLIYGLLKYPEDDQNALDFAVAASCLKHTIKGDANLATVSEVEKLMGGDASGRVAR, encoded by the coding sequence ATGAAAAAAGTAGTAACCTTTGGAGAGATAATGTTGCGTTTAGCACCAGCAGGATTTTTAAGATTTTCACAAGCTAATAGCTTTGATGTTGTTTACGGTGGAGGTGAGTCCAACGTAGCTGTATCCTTGGCAAATTATGGAGTTCCTGTAGATTTTGTAACCCGATTACCAAAGAATGATATTGGCGAGTGTGCCCTTATGGAAATGCGCAAAAGAGGCGTAGGAACAGACAAGATAGTTTATGGCGGTGACCGTCTAGGTATCTATTTTCTTGAAACAGGTGCTGTTTCTCGTGGATCTAAGGTTGTTTATGACCGTGCTCATTCTGCTATTTCGGAAATAGAATCTGGGATGATTGACTGGGATGCTGTTTTTGAAGGTGTTGAATGGTTTCACTGGACAGGTATTACACCAGCTATCTCACAAGGTGCTGCAGACGTTTGTTTAGAAGCTGTTAAAGCTGCAAGTGATAAAGGTATTACCATTTCTACCGATTTAAATTACAGAGCTAAGCTTTGGAATTATGGTGGAGATAGAGAAGCTATCATGACAGAATTGACTTCATACTGTGATATTATTCTTGGTAACGAAGAAGACGCAGAAAAGCATTTTGGTATTCACCCAGAAGGTTTGGATGTTCATAAAGATGGTGCTGATGTTAAAGCGGAAGCTTTCTTATCTGTATGTAAGCAGATGATGAAGAAATTCCCTAAAGCTAAAAAAGTAATTACAACCCTAAGAGGTTCTATTTCTGCATCGCACAACACTTGGGCCGGTGTATTATGGGATGGCTCCAAAATGTACGAAACGCGTCAATATCAAATTACCGATATCGTGGATCGCGTTGGTGGTGGTGATTCTTTTATGGGCGGATTAATCTACGGATTATTAAAATACCCAGAAGATGACCAAAACGCATTAGATTTTGCTGTAGCTGCATCTTGTTTAAAGCACACTATTAAAGGTGATGCCAACTTAGCAACAGTTAGCGAAGTAGAAAAACTAATGGGTGGTGACGCTTCAGGAAGAGTAGCTCGTTAA
- a CDS encoding CsbD family protein has product MNQEQLEGKWNQVKGKLKQKYGNLTDDDVTYSEGKFDEMLGRVQEKVGKGKEELKEEIANW; this is encoded by the coding sequence ATGAATCAAGAACAATTAGAAGGTAAGTGGAACCAAGTAAAAGGTAAACTTAAACAGAAATATGGAAATTTAACCGACGACGATGTTACGTATTCAGAGGGTAAATTTGACGAAATGTTGGGTAGGGTACAAGAAAAAGTTGGTAAAGGAAAAGAAGAATTGAAAGAGGAAATTGCAAATTGGTAA
- a CDS encoding MFS transporter, with protein sequence MKLKGLRWWVIALIALATVINYIDRQALPVLWPDIAEDLYPDKTADERKAIYAFISTLFIFSYAFGQAIFGKIFDKLGTRIGFTLSIGFWSIATALHAFARGIVTLSIFRSLLGVSEAGNWPGAAKANAEWFPTKERAFAQGLFNSGAAIGGIVAFPTIGLLSVYFSWNWIFILVGVTGLLWLIPWWILVKSPPKKHPWITDEEREYILTGQKNQDEDQDGEPDDGYNPETGKMLKHKESWGVILASAALDPIWWLFIFWIPIYLNEVYGMDVKSIGFYAWVPYVGAMIGAWFGGLLAQNRIKAGWTVNRTRKFIITLGCVIMLPFLLLMADPGGPETAVIYMAVILFGFQTAIGNVQTLPSDLFGGKTVGTLSGFAGMAAKLGAFGLTALVPWLTSGGNYTPAFVIGAALAIITMASVWILCPKIEPLKSKN encoded by the coding sequence ATGAAACTCAAAGGTTTAAGATGGTGGGTTATAGCTTTAATTGCTTTGGCCACCGTTATCAATTATATTGATAGACAAGCGCTGCCTGTTCTATGGCCGGACATCGCTGAGGATTTATATCCGGATAAGACAGCTGATGAACGAAAAGCAATTTATGCGTTTATTTCTACGCTATTCATATTTTCCTATGCATTTGGTCAAGCAATTTTTGGTAAAATATTCGATAAGCTTGGAACAAGAATAGGGTTTACGCTGTCCATAGGTTTTTGGTCTATTGCAACGGCATTACATGCTTTTGCCAGAGGAATAGTTACTTTAAGTATTTTCCGTTCTCTATTGGGAGTCTCGGAAGCCGGTAACTGGCCAGGAGCCGCCAAAGCAAATGCGGAATGGTTTCCTACTAAGGAAAGAGCTTTTGCCCAAGGTTTGTTTAATTCTGGTGCAGCAATTGGAGGTATTGTTGCCTTTCCCACAATTGGACTATTATCCGTTTATTTCAGCTGGAACTGGATTTTCATATTAGTAGGTGTAACAGGATTGTTATGGCTCATACCATGGTGGATTTTAGTAAAGTCACCTCCAAAAAAACACCCCTGGATAACAGATGAGGAACGTGAGTACATCTTAACGGGACAAAAGAACCAAGACGAAGATCAGGATGGAGAACCAGATGATGGCTACAACCCGGAAACTGGAAAGATGTTAAAGCATAAAGAAAGTTGGGGAGTCATTCTGGCATCTGCTGCCCTTGACCCTATTTGGTGGCTATTCATTTTTTGGATACCTATTTACCTGAACGAAGTATACGGCATGGACGTAAAATCAATTGGGTTCTATGCTTGGGTTCCTTATGTAGGTGCCATGATAGGAGCTTGGTTTGGAGGGCTATTAGCTCAAAACCGTATTAAAGCAGGGTGGACAGTTAACAGAACACGAAAATTTATAATCACACTAGGATGTGTAATTATGTTACCATTCTTACTGTTGATGGCAGATCCAGGAGGACCAGAAACAGCCGTAATATACATGGCGGTTATCTTATTTGGTTTTCAAACTGCTATCGGAAATGTTCAGACCTTACCTAGTGATTTATTTGGAGGGAAAACAGTTGGCACACTTTCCGGTTTTGCAGGAATGGCAGCTAAGTTAGGAGCTTTTGGGTTAACGGCATTGGTACCTTGGCTTACATCTGGAGGCAACTATACGCCAGCATTTGTAATTGGCGCCGCATTAGCCATAATTACCATGGCGAGTGTTTGGATATTATGTCCAAAAATTGAACCGCTTAAAAGTAAAAATTAA
- a CDS encoding 6-phosphofructokinase: MASKKSILIICGGGPAPGINAVISTVAKIFLKDGYRVLGLHEGFKGIFSDKPQIKEFNFPHADRIFSRGGSTLIMSRFKPSDEKINTKLFSDNNVKLLVSIGGDDTASTANRITGYLSKENISISNIHVPKTIDNDLPLPDRNPTFGFHSAKDEGVRIGNTTYEDARTSQNWFVMSTMGRSAGHLAFGIATSCHFPMMVIPEMFNNTAITFDKVVRLIISSIVKRKIKNINYGVALVSEGVFHIMPDSELNQCGINFTYDAHGHPELGNVSKSHIFNMLVQAKLKELGLHIKSRPVELGYELRCCRPIGFDLTLCTLLGLGVKKLYDQGISGCIVTANSRGEVTPLFLEDLQGEDGKIAPRLVNINSEFAQLCFQNMHYIEEADYEAAKAYFPDPEQYDFNKILAGKV, translated from the coding sequence ATGGCTTCGAAAAAATCAATATTGATTATTTGTGGTGGTGGTCCGGCACCAGGCATAAATGCTGTTATTAGTACAGTAGCCAAGATTTTTCTTAAAGACGGGTATCGGGTACTTGGCCTTCATGAAGGTTTTAAAGGTATTTTTTCCGATAAGCCACAAATTAAGGAATTCAACTTCCCCCATGCTGATCGTATTTTTAGTCGCGGTGGATCTACGCTTATTATGAGTAGATTTAAGCCTAGCGATGAAAAAATAAACACGAAGCTTTTTTCTGATAATAATGTAAAACTATTGGTTAGTATTGGCGGTGATGACACCGCCTCTACGGCCAATAGAATTACAGGATATTTGTCTAAAGAGAACATCTCTATTTCAAATATTCATGTTCCAAAAACTATAGATAACGATTTACCCCTCCCCGACCGAAATCCCACTTTTGGATTTCATTCTGCAAAGGATGAGGGTGTTCGTATTGGCAACACTACCTATGAAGACGCACGTACCAGTCAAAACTGGTTTGTAATGTCTACTATGGGCCGTTCTGCCGGTCATTTGGCATTTGGTATTGCCACCAGTTGTCATTTTCCTATGATGGTCATTCCTGAAATGTTCAACAATACAGCTATTACTTTTGATAAAGTTGTACGGTTAATTATTTCATCCATCGTAAAAAGAAAAATAAAAAATATTAATTATGGTGTGGCACTAGTTAGTGAAGGTGTTTTTCATATTATGCCAGATAGCGAGCTAAACCAATGTGGTATTAATTTTACCTATGATGCACATGGCCACCCAGAATTAGGTAATGTGAGTAAATCTCACATTTTCAATATGCTTGTTCAAGCTAAATTAAAAGAATTGGGCCTTCATATTAAAAGTAGACCTGTAGAATTGGGTTATGAACTTAGATGCTGCAGGCCTATAGGTTTTGACTTAACGCTCTGCACACTATTGGGTCTTGGCGTTAAAAAATTATATGACCAAGGTATTAGCGGCTGTATTGTTACGGCCAATTCTCGTGGCGAAGTAACCCCATTATTTTTGGAAGATTTACAGGGCGAAGATGGCAAAATAGCTCCTCGTCTAGTTAACATAAATTCAGAATTCGCTCAGCTTTGTTTTCAGAATATGCATTACATTGAAGAAGCAGATTATGAAGCGGCCAAAGCCTATTTTCCTGATCCGGAACAATATGATTTCAACAAAATTTTAGCCGGAAAGGTATAG
- a CDS encoding SDR family NAD(P)-dependent oxidoreductase, which translates to MKGKVAVITGATGGIGFAVAKRLGQDGYTVVLNGIDDNAGAERVKELSAEGIDAEYFGFDVTNEEAVTKNITAIGEKYGKIDTLVNNAGGLGGRSRFEEMTTEFYRSVMALNLDSTFFASRAAIPFLKKGQDASIINYTSNAAWTAGGPGAGIYGTSKAGVHTITKALAKDLAEYGIRVNAVSPGTIDTPFHAQIKATKPEVFASWANSIMLGRLGQPEDVAGVVSFLASGDAKFITAETIQIGGGQALGI; encoded by the coding sequence ATGAAAGGAAAAGTAGCAGTAATAACAGGAGCAACAGGTGGAATTGGATTTGCCGTTGCAAAGAGATTAGGACAGGACGGATATACAGTTGTTTTAAACGGTATAGATGATAATGCCGGTGCTGAAAGAGTTAAAGAACTTTCTGCAGAAGGCATTGATGCTGAATATTTTGGTTTTGACGTAACCAATGAAGAAGCGGTAACTAAAAACATTACAGCAATTGGGGAGAAATACGGAAAAATAGACACCCTTGTGAATAATGCAGGTGGTCTTGGCGGAAGATCTAGATTTGAAGAAATGACTACAGAATTTTACAGATCTGTAATGGCATTAAATCTTGACTCAACATTTTTTGCTTCAAGAGCGGCAATCCCTTTCCTAAAAAAAGGACAGGACGCCTCTATAATAAACTATACCTCTAACGCAGCATGGACCGCTGGTGGACCAGGAGCAGGAATCTACGGAACTTCTAAAGCTGGTGTTCATACCATTACTAAAGCTTTAGCTAAAGATTTAGCAGAATATGGTATTAGAGTAAATGCTGTGTCTCCAGGAACAATAGACACGCCTTTTCACGCACAGATAAAAGCGACTAAACCAGAAGTTTTTGCTTCATGGGCAAACAGTATTATGTTAGGTAGATTAGGGCAACCAGAAGATGTAGCTGGTGTTGTATCTTTCTTGGCTAGCGGAGATGCAAAATTCATTACAGCCGAAACTATCCAAATTGGTGGAGGTCAAGCTTTAGGTATCTAA
- a CDS encoding LacI family DNA-binding transcriptional regulator: protein MANKKKTTLKDIANILKISTAAVSKALQDDSRISAKTKDAVKKVAKELNYQPNHLASALRKGKSNLVGVIVPRTNSNFFSSVVQSMEEVLNKDGYNIIITQSNESYKKECDSIDSLLFTQVDGIIASMANETVDLNYYEKIKSRGIPLILFDRGENDLNVDYIGIDDYASSHMIVEHLVEQGCERIAHIGGYQRTRIFNNRIRGYKDAIKKHGLPLDAELLLEGSLTQEDGRLKMEQLLTLENRPDAVYIAGDYAALGALQVLKEHKIDVPKEIALVGFGNEPFTAMVSPPISSVEQHSTQIGKLAAQTFLEHMKASEVKQTLNKKILGAELIVRDSSNKKSLS, encoded by the coding sequence TTGGCGAATAAAAAAAAAACTACCCTAAAAGATATAGCAAATATCTTGAAAATTTCTACCGCGGCGGTTTCTAAAGCCTTACAGGATGATTCTAGAATTAGTGCAAAAACAAAGGATGCCGTTAAGAAAGTAGCCAAAGAATTAAATTATCAGCCCAATCATCTGGCAAGTGCATTACGCAAGGGGAAAAGCAATTTAGTGGGGGTGATCGTACCTAGAACAAATAGCAATTTTTTTTCTTCCGTAGTTCAGAGCATGGAAGAGGTTTTGAATAAAGACGGCTATAATATTATAATTACACAATCTAATGAGTCATACAAAAAGGAATGTGATAGTATAGATAGTTTATTGTTTACGCAAGTAGATGGTATTATTGCTTCTATGGCCAATGAAACGGTTGACTTGAATTATTACGAAAAGATTAAATCACGAGGAATACCCTTAATATTATTTGACCGGGGAGAGAATGATTTAAATGTAGATTATATTGGTATTGACGATTATGCCAGTAGCCATATGATTGTTGAACACTTGGTTGAACAAGGCTGTGAAAGAATAGCACATATAGGAGGGTATCAACGTACCAGAATATTCAATAATAGAATAAGAGGGTATAAGGATGCCATTAAAAAACATGGTTTGCCGTTGGATGCTGAACTTTTATTGGAAGGTAGCCTTACGCAGGAAGATGGTCGTTTAAAGATGGAACAGCTACTTACGTTGGAAAATAGGCCTGATGCCGTTTATATTGCTGGTGATTATGCTGCCCTTGGTGCATTACAAGTTTTGAAAGAACACAAGATAGATGTTCCAAAGGAAATAGCTTTGGTAGGTTTTGGCAATGAGCCTTTTACTGCAATGGTCTCTCCACCAATTTCTAGTGTTGAACAACATAGCACACAAATAGGTAAACTTGCGGCGCAAACATTTTTAGAGCATATGAAAGCATCCGAAGTAAAACAGACTTTGAATAAAAAAATTCTAGGTGCAGAATTGATTGTAAGGGATTCTTCAAATAAAAAGAGCCTTTCTTAA
- a CDS encoding DUF1328 family protein, producing the protein MLRWTVIFIILAIIAGVFGFGGIAAGAASIAKILFFIFIVLFIISLIMGRKKI; encoded by the coding sequence ATGTTACGTTGGACAGTTATATTTATCATATTAGCAATTATTGCAGGAGTCTTCGGATTTGGAGGTATTGCAGCTGGAGCAGCTAGTATCGCAAAAATCTTATTCTTTATTTTCATCGTTCTTTTTATAATCAGTTTGATTATGGGACGTAAGAAAATCTAA